The genome window CTGGGAGAACGACTATAACTGGGTTGAGTTTCGCTAGGAACAGTGTAAATACAGCGTATCCAATGACCTCTATAGTTAGTGCCAAAATCCGTTTCTGGTAATTGTTGAGGTAAATGTAAAATTACATCTGCGCCTGCTAATGGGTCAGCAATTTCGCTAAAACTAAAACCCTTGGTTTTATCATCATCTTTAAGCCGCAGAATTGGCTGCCAATTGATTCCATTCCAGGCTTCCCACTGCCGGGGAGGAGCATCCGGGTTAATACCAGTAGTAGTGGCAGATTCTCCTTTGAAGGTGATAGCAATGACATTTCCTACTAGAGAATTTTCTGGATCTTCTAATATTAAATAAAAACAGTTACCTGGTATGACTTGCTCGAATAGGAATGTTTCTTCTAAGTTCTGCCATTGTCTATTATCGGGAGTGCGATCGCGCAATTGTTGGGGTATTTCTTCTTCTGTCTCCGCTGTTAGTAAATGCTTAATTTGGGGATTACCAATTACTAATTCACGATCAGTAGTGAAGATGACGGCTTCTTCAGTTTCCGTTCGCACTGTTGCTATTTCAGTTGAGAAAGGTATCCTCACCTCAGATGGCTGAGATATGGATAAGTAAAATGTTAGTTCACATCTAGCAGGTGTGGGAGGATTCAGGCGAATTCCCAGCAATTCCAAGAAAGTTACATAATTGCGACGGGGAACTTGATTGAATCTCAGCAACATTTGGTCTGTCAGCCAAGCAAACATTTCAATCAATGTAATTCCCGGATCACTAGGATTGTGATTTGTCCACTCAGGACAATAGCGAGGAATGCGAAGAATGCACTCTTCTACTAAATCTTTAAAAGTGCGGTCATCAAGATTTGATTTTGGTAGTTTGGGTAAAAAGTCAAAGTCCATTTTTAGTTGAGTAATTTGTTAATTATGTTTGTGATTTATATGGTCTATTCTTCCATTTCTTCTACCGATTCCTGTGATTCTAAATAAAAGGGATATACCAAACTACGAGGATCGGGACTATTTTTGGGTTGATATTCGATCACCACATCGACTTTACCCCTAATTGGATCAGGATCAGTGCGGACTCTTTTTAAGATGATGCGTGGTTCCCACATTTGCAAAGCTTCTTCAACATACCGACGAATCAATAACAAAGTCTGGATACTTAATGGCTCAAAGACTAAATCGGATAAGCGCGAACCAAAATTAGGGCGGTATACTCGTTCCCCTAAATCGGTGCGGAGAATGATCATAATAGACTCTTCAATATTTGATGTAGCCGCGCTAAGTTGGACTCCTCCCTGGACATTGACTCGTAAAGGAAAGGCAAATCCTGCACCAATGTAGTCAGGTTTTTGTAAGTTATCAATTTCGTCAAGCATATCAATTAATTTTCCTTCAACATTTCCAGAGATTGACAGCGTTCTAAATTTTTAATAGCTGCAATTAAATTCAAATTATGCGGTTCAGGTTTACAATGGTCGCGGCGGTATCATCGGCATTAATGGGTTAAATATAGTTGCCGCGCCAGCAAGTGTAATAGTAGGAGCTATAAGGGAAATATTGGTAGCAGATTTGATACTGATTGCACCAGCAGCATTGACATTAATTGCACCAGTGGCATTGATGTTAATTATACCGCTAGATGTCATATTCAAAATGTTGGTTACACCTATAGTACCTATGCTGATGCTGCCATTTATGTCATTTAGTGATATTTTCTGTTGTCTAGAGGTAGTAATTTCTACAGACCTACTGGTATCATCCATGCGGATTTTATGGCCTCCAATAGTTTCTAATTCAATAAATTTCTCGGTGTCGTTAAACCGCAGACAGTGACCGGCTGCCGTCTCGATATAATATCCCTGCTTTTCTTTACCATCATCATCAACAAATGTAACTTTGTGACCATGACGGGTTTTTTCCTCCCGGATACGTACTTTACCATTAACAACTGTGTCAGCTATTGTTCTAGGGGTAGGGTCTTGACTGTTCCAAACTCCACCAATAATGTAGGGACGGTGAATGTCTCCGTGTTCAAATCCTACCAGTACCTCATCGTTGATTTCTGGTAGCCAATACATTCCGCGATCGCTTCCTGCCCCCAGAGCCACTACTCTCGCCCAGTTGCTGTTATGATCTTCAGTGAGTGTAGGAAATTTGACTTTGACTCGACCCAGACCTTTGGGGTCTACATTATCAGTAACAATACCAACTAAAAGTGTTTGACCAGGTTGTAATTTAGTCTGAGGTGCAAGGGTACTTAATAAGTCTCCCCCCCGCAAACCCCGCACACTAAACTCTGTTATGTAAATGCGATCATGGTAAGTATGACGAGTTTCGGTAATGTAATATTTACCATCATGTTGTCCCATTTCTTTCAGATCGACGATTTTTCCAGGACGAATTAAAGTATCACCCTCAGCTTTAGCGTCAGCATAGATAAATTGTCCACCCAATTCATCACACAAAGCTTGCGCCATTGTATCGGCTTCTTTAATATTAAAAACTGGTTGATCCACCACAATCATTTTTGGTGTTGGTGGCTGTCCACTAAACTTATTACTCGTATCACTACCTTTACCATTTAGCGTATTGGTAATAAGTTTTGCTGCTTTTGCTGTAGATACAATTGCTTTTTTTGTATTGTAGTCCCAACCTCTGACTTCAACTTCCTTAACCTGTTCTGCACTTGTTACTCGTACCCGAAAACCATGCAAGTCTTTTAACCATTTGAGAGTTAATAATTCACTGTCAGCCTTGGGTTTACGAAAGTAGAGGTTGCCATTTTGAATATACAGTTCAAAGCCAATTCGTGCGGCTCGTTCCCGTAGAAACTCCATGTTAGTTTGATTTTCTTGAAAAACGTATTCATGGACAACACCACTGGGTTCAATAGTGCCAAGTTTTACTCCTGCTTCTTGAACTATTTTCTTGACAATATCACTATCAGTCATGTTTAGAAAAGAACGGTTATAACGTCCCCGATGTAAGCGATGGGAAACATCATAACCTTGAACTATGATAGGAGCTTGGGATTTGTCAGTGAAATGAGTATCAATAGCTGTAATTTCTCCTTGTATAATTTCTCCTTTTTTATCATTATTAAAATCTATAGACTCTGTAGTGCTGCCTTGAAAGCCAATAGTGACAGATTTACCAATTTGCAATAGATCCTTGTAGCGCCAAACTTGATCTTCAGTATGACCTGGATAGTAATCATTTTGGATGACTAGAGTAAACATTCCTGGACGATGCAGACTTTCTTCTATGGAAATCTGAAGAATATCATCCATTAATTGAGCAGGGGCATTTGCGCCATCTATTGTTAATGTTG of Anabaena sphaerica FACHB-251 contains these proteins:
- a CDS encoding GPW/gp25 family protein — protein: MLDEIDNLQKPDYIGAGFAFPLRVNVQGGVQLSAATSNIEESIMIILRTDLGERVYRPNFGSRLSDLVFEPLSIQTLLLIRRYVEEALQMWEPRIILKRVRTDPDPIRGKVDVVIEYQPKNSPDPRSLVYPFYLESQESVEEMEE
- a CDS encoding VgrG-related protein, whose translation is MATYRALPTLTIDGANAPAQLMDDILQISIEESLHRPGMFTLVIQNDYYPGHTEDQVWRYKDLLQIGKSVTIGFQGSTTESIDFNNDKKGEIIQGEITAIDTHFTDKSQAPIIVQGYDVSHRLHRGRYNRSFLNMTDSDIVKKIVQEAGVKLGTIEPSGVVHEYVFQENQTNMEFLRERAARIGFELYIQNGNLYFRKPKADSELLTLKWLKDLHGFRVRVTSAEQVKEVEVRGWDYNTKKAIVSTAKAAKLITNTLNGKGSDTSNKFSGQPPTPKMIVVDQPVFNIKEADTMAQALCDELGGQFIYADAKAEGDTLIRPGKIVDLKEMGQHDGKYYITETRHTYHDRIYITEFSVRGLRGGDLLSTLAPQTKLQPGQTLLVGIVTDNVDPKGLGRVKVKFPTLTEDHNSNWARVVALGAGSDRGMYWLPEINDEVLVGFEHGDIHRPYIIGGVWNSQDPTPRTIADTVVNGKVRIREEKTRHGHKVTFVDDDGKEKQGYYIETAAGHCLRFNDTEKFIELETIGGHKIRMDDTSRSVEITTSRQQKISLNDINGSISIGTIGVTNILNMTSSGIININATGAINVNAAGAISIKSATNISLIAPTITLAGAATIFNPLMPMIPPRPL